From a region of the Synechococcus sp. PCC 7502 genome:
- a CDS encoding DUF1345 domain-containing protein has protein sequence MTLPQKNIRIKVKDKLSHRWRVRSRLILSTLFSLIVSFLLPVWFSLSTKILCVWNAGMISFLVSTWALMIQAQPKTMRRNAQSQDEGRLVILSLVTAAACASILAIAFILREAKGKDISIVIFHIVLAVVTIIGSWLLVHTIFAMHYAHEYYQDHQTQSDCKAGGLDFPEDIEPDYWDFLYFSFVIGMTSQVSDVQITSRSLRRLSLLHGILSFFFNTAIVAMSINIIAGLIQ, from the coding sequence ATGACCTTACCTCAAAAAAATATAAGAATTAAAGTTAAAGATAAACTTTCACACCGATGGAGAGTTCGCTCTCGCTTAATCTTATCTACCCTATTTTCTTTAATAGTATCGTTTCTACTTCCAGTTTGGTTTAGTTTATCTACAAAGATTCTCTGTGTATGGAATGCTGGGATGATTAGTTTCTTAGTCTCAACTTGGGCGCTAATGATCCAAGCACAACCAAAAACAATGCGCCGTAATGCTCAAAGTCAAGATGAGGGACGCTTAGTAATTTTAAGCTTAGTCACTGCAGCTGCCTGTGCCAGCATATTAGCGATCGCTTTTATTTTGAGAGAAGCAAAAGGTAAAGATATTAGTATCGTAATTTTTCATATAGTTCTAGCAGTAGTGACAATTATTGGATCATGGCTACTTGTACACACGATTTTTGCCATGCACTATGCCCATGAATATTATCAAGATCACCAAACCCAGAGTGATTGTAAAGCGGGAGGATTAGACTTTCCTGAGGATATTGAACCAGACTATTGGGACTTTTTATATTTCTCTTTTGTAATTGGGATGACTAGTCAAGTTTCAGATGTCCAGATTACCTCGCGATCCTTGCGGCGTTTATCATTACTCCACGGTATTCTTTCCTTCTTTTTTAACACTGCGATTGTTGCCATGAGCATTAATATCATTGCTGGTTTAATTCAATAA
- a CDS encoding YqaE/Pmp3 family membrane protein, with protein sequence MKLILGILLPPLGVFLTYGFSSTLLINIALTLLGWIPGSIHAVWAITKHQEQEANI encoded by the coding sequence ATGAAATTAATTCTCGGAATTCTGCTCCCACCCCTTGGTGTATTTCTAACCTACGGCTTTAGTTCAACTCTGCTCATAAATATTGCCTTAACTCTATTAGGTTGGATTCCCGGGAGTATTCACGCTGTGTGGGCAATTACTAAGCATCAAGAACAGGAAGCAAATATTTAA